A single window of Sphingobacterium sp. ML3W DNA harbors:
- a CDS encoding putative porin gives MMVTLRLLAIFCCILGFVNQVQAQSNDEWSSALDSARAKEDAKQDSVILSAKYIRYTTLDMMKKGTFTVQIDTSHQNFQYYNKQNLPWNPSINLGSYGLATRDLLFQPTKTIGFQSGFHSLERTLYRPDSIQYFRARARFSELYTVGFFFDDQVFRARLAQNINPRLNIGGEFHATKTAGYYSNQTYSDIKSALFAWYESENHRYNLLTNVVFNKLDATENGSVLANNIFKDTLGQSSDRYPVRLNGLGDNRPRNEWRDNSFFLRQSMFIGRLDTVDAGKPTMQIFPTNSVAHNSSVRIQKYNFFKNETDGNGAFPYGSSTLTQDTTSITSISNEFEYSFFLRGKSIFKNEVKLNVAFQHDMYWYSDSGINNRFYQNGMLKGELGYKFSDRVNVTGNVNQIVLGHNFGDYLYEAKADMLLSSNVGKITISAYSQNKSPEMVFSRMNYTYHQWERELEKTKTQNLAFQYSNPKIGFKGKVEYFLMDNYLYFKEIDNPGGDARLSKLIEPAQLGSANLLKVSVGQKFKFRRFTLDNLVVYQKTDQQKVLATPEIYTWHSLYYNNVLYKVVDFNIGVDARFNTPFTTPSYSINTGQFYNDNAALQFSTYPIFDVWTTANIQRVTLFLSCNFVNQYLGMPKGYYTVRRYPMNDANIRFGVSWKFYD, from the coding sequence ATGATGGTGACCCTGCGCTTATTAGCGATTTTTTGTTGTATTCTTGGTTTTGTAAATCAAGTTCAAGCACAAAGTAATGATGAATGGAGTAGTGCTTTAGATTCCGCTAGGGCAAAAGAGGATGCGAAACAAGATTCTGTGATTTTGTCGGCTAAATATATTCGATATACGACATTGGATATGATGAAAAAGGGCACTTTTACCGTTCAGATAGATACTTCACATCAAAACTTTCAATATTATAATAAACAGAATTTGCCGTGGAACCCAAGTATTAATTTGGGCTCTTACGGTTTAGCAACTCGCGATTTATTATTTCAACCTACTAAGACCATTGGATTTCAAAGCGGCTTTCATAGCTTGGAGCGTACTTTATATCGGCCAGATTCTATACAGTATTTTAGAGCGCGCGCAAGGTTTTCAGAACTCTATACGGTTGGCTTTTTCTTTGATGATCAGGTTTTTCGTGCACGTTTGGCGCAGAATATTAATCCAAGGCTTAACATTGGTGGAGAGTTTCATGCTACAAAAACAGCGGGTTACTATTCGAATCAGACTTATTCTGATATTAAATCTGCTTTATTTGCTTGGTACGAATCTGAGAACCATCGTTACAACTTGTTGACTAATGTGGTCTTTAATAAATTGGATGCTACAGAGAACGGTTCTGTCTTAGCAAATAATATTTTTAAAGATACCTTAGGTCAGTCTTCTGATCGGTATCCGGTACGCTTAAATGGATTGGGAGACAATAGACCTCGAAATGAATGGCGTGATAATTCGTTTTTTCTTAGACAATCTATGTTTATTGGTCGTTTGGATACGGTTGATGCAGGTAAGCCTACGATGCAGATATTTCCAACAAATAGTGTGGCCCATAATAGTTCGGTAAGGATTCAAAAATACAATTTTTTTAAAAATGAAACGGATGGCAATGGTGCTTTTCCATATGGGTCATCCACACTAACACAAGATACTACTTCAATTACTTCAATATCCAATGAATTTGAATATAGCTTTTTTCTAAGAGGTAAATCTATTTTTAAGAATGAAGTAAAGTTGAATGTAGCTTTTCAACATGATATGTATTGGTATTCGGATAGCGGTATCAATAATAGGTTCTATCAAAATGGCATGCTGAAGGGAGAATTAGGCTATAAGTTTTCCGATCGCGTTAATGTAACTGGTAATGTGAATCAAATTGTATTGGGACATAATTTTGGAGACTATTTATATGAAGCAAAAGCAGACATGCTATTGAGTTCTAATGTGGGTAAAATAACTATTTCAGCTTATTCGCAGAATAAATCTCCTGAAATGGTATTTAGTCGTATGAATTATACGTATCATCAATGGGAGCGCGAGCTTGAGAAAACTAAAACACAGAATTTAGCATTCCAATACAGCAATCCTAAAATTGGTTTCAAGGGTAAGGTTGAATACTTCCTAATGGACAATTACCTTTATTTTAAGGAAATCGATAATCCAGGAGGTGATGCTCGACTTTCTAAATTAATCGAACCTGCTCAATTGGGTTCTGCAAACCTATTAAAGGTGTCCGTAGGGCAAAAGTTTAAGTTCAGGAGATTTACATTGGATAACTTGGTTGTCTATCAGAAAACCGATCAACAGAAGGTTCTAGCTACTCCTGAGATCTATACCTGGCATAGTTTGTACTATAATAATGTCTTATATAAGGTTGTTGATTTTAATATCGGTGTTGATGCACGTTTTAATACGCCATTTACAACACCATCTTATTCGATTAATACAGGTCAGTTCTATAATGATAATGCCGCACTTCAGTTTTCGACTTATCCAATATTTGATGTGTGGACTACAGCGAACATTCAACGTGTGACCCTTTTCTTGAGTTGCAACTTTGTTAATCAATATCTGGGTATGCCGAAGGGCTATTATACTGTTCGTCGTTATCCGATGAATGATGCTAATATTAGATTTGGGGTTTCTTGGAAATTTTATGATTAA
- a CDS encoding purine-nucleoside phosphorylase, giving the protein MYHLIEETAGFIRKKIGDFQPDFGIILGTGLGKLVDEIQVEYALMYSNIPNFPISTVEFHTGKLIFGTLNGRKVVAMQGRLHYYEGYNMQEITFPIRIMKVLGIQKLFVSNASGSLNPDILKGDLGIISDHINLLPDNPLRGSNLSAFGPRFPDMSQPYNREMIKQGLAIAAAKEIRAHEVVYVSAPGPNLETKAEYRYMRLIGGDIVGMSTVPEVIIANHMNLPVFAISVITDEGFHEDLKPVSLEDIVDIAAKAEPKMTLILKELIALQ; this is encoded by the coding sequence ATGTATCATTTGATAGAAGAAACAGCTGGATTTATCCGCAAGAAAATAGGTGATTTTCAACCTGATTTTGGAATAATATTGGGTACTGGCTTAGGTAAATTGGTCGATGAGATCCAAGTGGAATACGCTTTGATGTATTCTAATATTCCCAACTTTCCCATTTCGACTGTAGAATTTCACACTGGTAAGTTGATCTTTGGTACCCTGAATGGTCGCAAGGTTGTAGCTATGCAAGGTAGGCTTCATTATTATGAAGGATATAATATGCAAGAGATTACATTTCCGATTCGTATCATGAAAGTTCTAGGGATCCAAAAGCTTTTTGTTTCGAATGCATCAGGCTCATTAAATCCGGACATCCTCAAAGGTGATTTGGGTATTATCTCAGATCATATTAATCTATTGCCTGATAATCCTTTGCGAGGTTCTAATCTCTCGGCATTTGGTCCTCGATTTCCTGATATGAGTCAGCCCTATAATCGAGAGATGATTAAACAAGGTCTTGCTATTGCTGCTGCAAAAGAAATTCGTGCACATGAAGTGGTCTACGTCTCTGCCCCTGGTCCTAATTTGGAAACAAAAGCGGAATATCGTTACATGAGATTGATCGGTGGTGATATTGTCGGAATGAGTACTGTTCCCGAAGTTATTATTGCCAATCACATGAATTTACCTGTTTTTGCCATATCTGTAATTACAGATGAAGGTTTTCATGAGGATTTGAAACCAGTTTCTTTGGAAGATATTGTCGACATCGCTGCAAAAGCTGAACCAAAAATGACATTAATTTTGAAAGAATTAATAGCTTTGCAATAG
- a CDS encoding sodium:solute symporter codes for MSPIILLSFLVIYFAVLLVVAHFTSKGSSDNSTFFVANRNSKWYMVAFGMIGTALSGVTFISVPGAVGASEFSYFQFVLGNAVGFIIIAYVLLPLYYRMNLTSIYTYLEERFGHTTYKTGAAIFLISRTIGSAFRLYLVAIVLQHFIFDAWKIPFAITVVICLLLIWLYTNKGGLKTIIVTDTLQTTFLITAVILSIYFMAKGLDFGIVDTFEAVKESSYSKIFFWDDFVGSKTNFWKQFLGGIFVTIAMTGLDQDLMQKNLSMGTIKEAQKNMITFTSVFVVINIFFLAVGALLYIYAERNGIDISQLATRDYLYPEIALNHLAILPAIIFMMGLTAATFATTDSALTALTTSYCIDFLNFNKKENPNDPALVKQRNYVHFGFSIVMLLVILVFKLINNDSVVNAIFTAASYTYGPLLGLFVLGISTKYAVKDKLVPYICVISPVILYVLKTYVIEVYTPYVIGLDLIIINGFITFLLLVLTSPGKASDRELSHN; via the coding sequence ATGTCACCAATAATTTTATTATCTTTTTTGGTTATCTACTTTGCTGTTTTACTTGTCGTCGCGCATTTTACATCAAAGGGGTCATCGGACAACTCCACTTTTTTTGTGGCTAACCGTAATTCTAAATGGTACATGGTTGCCTTTGGTATGATCGGTACTGCCTTATCTGGTGTAACGTTTATTTCAGTTCCGGGTGCAGTAGGTGCTTCAGAATTTAGCTACTTTCAATTTGTACTGGGAAATGCAGTTGGCTTTATTATTATTGCCTATGTTTTACTTCCGTTATATTATAGGATGAATCTAACTTCTATTTATACCTATTTAGAAGAGCGTTTTGGACATACAACATATAAAACGGGAGCTGCTATTTTTCTTATTTCGCGAACGATTGGTTCTGCATTTCGACTTTATTTGGTTGCTATCGTTTTGCAGCATTTTATTTTTGATGCTTGGAAAATACCATTTGCAATCACAGTAGTGATTTGCTTGTTGCTCATTTGGCTTTATACTAATAAAGGTGGATTAAAGACAATTATCGTGACTGATACCTTGCAAACTACATTTTTGATTACTGCTGTAATTTTATCAATCTATTTTATGGCTAAGGGACTCGATTTTGGTATTGTCGATACTTTTGAAGCGGTGAAAGAAAGTAGCTATTCTAAAATATTCTTCTGGGATGATTTCGTAGGGAGTAAAACGAATTTTTGGAAACAATTTTTGGGTGGTATTTTCGTCACGATTGCTATGACAGGGTTAGATCAAGATTTGATGCAGAAGAATCTTTCTATGGGTACGATTAAAGAGGCTCAAAAGAATATGATTACGTTTACAAGTGTATTTGTAGTCATCAATATTTTCTTTCTGGCAGTAGGGGCTTTATTATATATTTATGCGGAGCGAAATGGTATTGATATTAGTCAATTGGCCACGCGAGATTACCTATATCCTGAAATTGCATTGAATCATTTAGCAATTCTTCCTGCAATTATTTTTATGATGGGATTGACAGCAGCAACTTTTGCGACTACAGATTCGGCACTGACGGCCTTGACTACTTCATACTGTATTGATTTTTTAAATTTTAATAAGAAAGAGAATCCAAATGATCCAGCGTTGGTCAAGCAACGAAATTATGTGCATTTCGGATTTTCAATTGTGATGTTGTTGGTTATTTTAGTATTTAAATTAATCAATAATGATTCTGTCGTCAATGCAATTTTTACTGCGGCAAGCTATACTTATGGTCCATTGCTTGGTTTATTTGTACTAGGTATTTCAACTAAATATGCTGTTAAAGATAAATTGGTGCCGTATATCTGTGTGATATCACCTGTTATATTGTATGTACTGAAAACTTATGTGATTGAAGTGTATACTCCTTACGTTATTGGATTGGACTTAATCATTATTAATGGGTTTATTACTTTCTTACTATTAGTGCTTACTTCTCCTGGTAAAGCTTCTGATAGAGAGCTTTCGCATAATTAA
- the murQ gene encoding N-acetylmuramic acid 6-phosphate etherase: MINTTEKESNYQDLEKMTVLELLTNINNEDKTVPAAVEKAIPQIEALVSECVTKMKNGGRVFYIGAGTSGRLGVLDASECPPTYGVPFDWIIGMIAGGDTAIRKAVEFAEDDTEQAWKDLTEYSINKTDVVIGIAASGTTPYVVGGLKAANAAGLATGCIVCNGGSPIAAEAQLPVEVVVGPEFVTGSTRMKAGTAQKLVLNMLSTSIMIQLGRIQGNKMVDMQLSNHKLVARGVRIIMDETNATEDEATALLDKFGHVRQAIEAYQETH, from the coding sequence ATGATAAATACAACCGAAAAAGAATCGAATTACCAGGATTTAGAAAAAATGACTGTTTTGGAGTTGTTAACGAATATTAATAACGAAGATAAAACGGTTCCTGCTGCTGTTGAAAAGGCTATTCCTCAAATTGAGGCATTAGTTAGTGAGTGTGTTACTAAGATGAAAAATGGAGGTCGTGTTTTTTATATTGGTGCTGGTACGAGTGGAAGATTAGGTGTTTTGGATGCATCGGAATGCCCTCCGACATATGGCGTGCCATTTGATTGGATTATCGGAATGATCGCAGGCGGTGATACAGCAATTCGTAAAGCAGTAGAGTTTGCAGAAGATGATACAGAGCAGGCATGGAAAGATTTAACAGAGTATAGCATCAATAAAACGGATGTTGTCATTGGTATCGCAGCATCAGGAACTACACCTTATGTAGTAGGTGGTTTGAAAGCGGCAAATGCTGCTGGGTTAGCAACAGGCTGTATTGTTTGTAATGGTGGATCTCCAATAGCTGCTGAGGCGCAACTACCTGTCGAGGTTGTTGTTGGGCCGGAGTTTGTTACGGGTTCCACACGTATGAAAGCCGGGACTGCCCAGAAATTAGTTTTAAATATGTTGAGTACTTCTATCATGATTCAATTGGGACGAATCCAGGGAAATAAAATGGTAGATATGCAGTTGTCAAATCATAAACTTGTTGCACGCGGTGTCCGTATTATCATGGATGAGACGAATGCTACGGAAGATGAGGCAACAGCTTTATTAGATAAATTTGGTCATGTCCGCCAAGCGATAGAAGCATACCAAGAAACTCATTAA
- a CDS encoding polysaccharide deacetylase family protein translates to MQKQIALVFTGHDLAEGGLSVLNTLKSRSIKGSFFLTGDFLRTTKFRSVVNEIKKNKHYISAHSDKHLLFSEWGNRIDLLVTKDSFVHDLDMNFKELEKMGFGTDNKYFIPSYEWYNQEIVKWSREMGYIPINYTPGLRTAADYSYPEMGARYLSSEDIEAGLWKENKKPNGLNGFIVLIHMGTDSRRKDKFYDRLGEMIDQLKGEGYQFVDIRALLQYN, encoded by the coding sequence TTGCAAAAGCAGATTGCTCTTGTCTTTACAGGACATGATTTAGCTGAGGGTGGATTAAGTGTACTCAATACATTAAAGAGTAGATCAATAAAAGGGTCGTTTTTTTTGACAGGAGATTTTTTGAGAACAACAAAATTTCGATCTGTTGTGAATGAAATAAAAAAAAATAAGCATTATATTTCAGCTCATTCTGATAAACATTTATTGTTTAGTGAATGGGGAAATAGGATTGATTTATTAGTAACAAAAGATTCATTTGTCCATGATTTGGATATGAATTTTAAGGAATTGGAAAAAATGGGTTTTGGTACCGATAATAAATATTTTATTCCTTCTTATGAATGGTATAATCAAGAGATTGTGAAATGGAGTAGAGAGATGGGGTATATTCCTATTAACTATACACCTGGATTACGAACTGCTGCAGATTATAGTTATCCTGAAATGGGAGCGCGGTATTTATCATCTGAGGATATCGAAGCGGGTTTGTGGAAAGAGAATAAAAAACCTAACGGTTTAAATGGATTTATCGTGCTCATACATATGGGTACGGACTCACGTAGAAAGGATAAATTCTATGATCGTTTGGGTGAAATGATAGATCAGTTAAAGGGAGAGGGATATCAATTTGTTGATATTCGTGCGTTATTACAATACAATTAA